A window from Fusobacterium sp. encodes these proteins:
- a CDS encoding 2-dehydro-3-deoxygalactonokinase: MKKIVTIDAGTSNLRIRIVEGKNIIFERKENYGVKIGKEKFENELYKLLKECIRENKIEKEEIECVIASGMITSSLGLMEIEHLIVPVSLEKFSKNIKKVKFFEFEIYLITGIKVEKEYFKDEHLKSIDVIRGEEVEVFGILEEIKVEEPVLVILPGSHNKFIEVSDGNIVDLLTTMSGEIYDVMTKYTILKTSVDEKFADKIEKKYLSLGNKAGRKYGINQGSFMLRGLDLSQKLTINEKSNYLLGLVLSEDIASLEKNGYLTKYKKIIIAGGNIIAKGLFELLSDMNLDNDIQVIISSELATRGALKIWEESKK; encoded by the coding sequence ATGAAAAAAATAGTAACAATTGATGCAGGAACTTCTAATTTAAGAATCAGAATTGTAGAAGGAAAAAATATAATTTTTGAAAGAAAAGAAAATTATGGAGTGAAAATTGGAAAAGAAAAATTTGAAAATGAACTGTACAAGCTTCTAAAAGAATGTATAAGAGAGAATAAAATAGAAAAAGAAGAAATTGAATGTGTAATTGCTTCTGGAATGATAACATCATCTTTAGGATTAATGGAAATTGAACATTTAATTGTTCCTGTATCTTTAGAGAAATTTTCTAAGAATATAAAAAAAGTTAAGTTCTTTGAATTTGAAATATATCTGATAACAGGAATAAAAGTAGAAAAAGAATATTTTAAAGATGAACATCTGAAAAGTATAGATGTAATAAGGGGAGAAGAGGTAGAAGTATTTGGAATACTTGAAGAAATAAAAGTAGAAGAGCCAGTACTTGTAATTCTCCCAGGTTCGCATAATAAATTTATAGAAGTATCTGATGGAAATATAGTTGACCTTCTTACAACTATGAGTGGTGAAATCTATGATGTAATGACAAAATATACTATATTAAAGACTTCTGTAGATGAAAAATTTGCTGATAAAATAGAAAAAAAATATTTGTCTTTGGGGAACAAAGCAGGTAGAAAATATGGAATAAATCAAGGTTCGTTTATGCTGAGAGGACTTGATTTATCGCAAAAACTTACAATAAATGAGAAGTCAAATTATCTTTTAGGATTGGTTTTAAGCGAGGATATAGCCTCTTTAGAAAAAAATGGATATTTAACAAAATATAAGAAAATAATAATAGCAGGTGGAAATATAATTGCCAAGGGATTGTTTGAACTTCTTTCAGATATGAATTTAGATAATGATATTCAGGTAATTATATCTAGCGAACTGGCAACGAGGGGAGCATTAAAAATCTGGGAAGAAAGTAAAAAGTAA
- a CDS encoding IclR family transcriptional regulator — MLNKSTLKTMEILEKISNSKNGMTITQLSKELEIPRSSVDDIVKALVSKKYLYCSDESLKLYQLGNKIFELSLKMRGKREVLDIVTPFLKELVDEFNDTLFFGLKDEDDVLYLSKMESSKTVRTTAVLGSRKSLYYTGLGKAILSTYSEKDLDEYIARTKLEPKTNYTIVDSEKLKEDILEAKRRGYSIDYREGDVEVSCVAAPIYQDGKIFGAISLAGLYTTIDEEETKKRGKKIKDTAEKISEILN, encoded by the coding sequence ATGTTGAATAAGTCGACTTTGAAAACAATGGAAATACTTGAAAAAATTTCTAATTCAAAAAATGGAATGACAATAACACAGCTTTCAAAAGAACTGGAAATTCCAAGAAGTTCTGTAGATGATATAGTAAAAGCTTTAGTCTCAAAAAAATATCTTTATTGTTCTGATGAAAGTTTGAAGCTATACCAGCTTGGAAATAAAATATTTGAACTTTCATTAAAAATGAGAGGAAAAAGAGAGGTTTTGGATATAGTAACACCATTTTTAAAGGAATTAGTTGATGAATTTAATGATACATTATTCTTTGGATTAAAAGATGAAGATGATGTATTGTATCTTTCAAAAATGGAAAGCTCAAAGACTGTAAGGACTACAGCAGTATTGGGAAGCAGAAAATCATTGTACTATACAGGACTTGGAAAGGCTATCTTATCAACTTATTCTGAAAAAGATTTAGATGAATATATTGCAAGAACTAAATTAGAACCAAAAACTAACTATACAATAGTTGATTCTGAAAAATTGAAGGAAGATATTCTGGAGGCTAAAAGAAGAGGATATTCAATAGACTACAGAGAAGGAGATGTGGAAGTTTCCTGTGTAGCAGCTCCAATATATCAGGATGGAAAAATATTTGGAGCAATAAGTTTAGCAGGGTTATACACGACAATAGATGAAGAGGAAACAAAAAAAAGAGGGAAGAAAATAAAAGACACAGCAGAGAAGATATCAGAAATTTTAAATTAA
- a CDS encoding TRAP transporter substrate-binding protein: MKRFLMVCMFIVLSTLGYAEKVMRVGLGVPESHFEYKGMELFKKNLEEKTNKEIRVELYPSNQIGVDQEVLEQIKFGAAHMNLPDPAVLGTFVKEFQFLSFPFIFDSQEKAMEVCNGEWGQELLKKLEKAGYVGLGFGPFGFRHVTNNAREIKSIEDFKGLKIRTMQNPLHLRVFRALGANPTPMPFSELFSALQQGVVDGQENPMMNIYSQKISEVQKYGTMTGHVYSWVVLVVGKNFYDSLTPEQQTIMQESADIAIAYMAESVAKDDETAREEMAKTGLVFVEPSEEFKTKIKEIVAPILEKEGDKINKDMYKKLKEATK, from the coding sequence ATGAAAAGATTTTTAATGGTATGTATGTTTATTGTTTTGTCAACATTGGGGTATGCTGAAAAAGTTATGAGAGTAGGGCTGGGGGTTCCAGAATCACATTTTGAATATAAAGGAATGGAGCTTTTTAAGAAAAATCTTGAAGAAAAAACAAACAAAGAGATAAGAGTAGAACTTTATCCATCGAATCAAATAGGGGTTGATCAGGAAGTTCTTGAACAAATAAAATTTGGAGCAGCGCATATGAATCTGCCTGATCCAGCAGTATTAGGAACATTTGTAAAAGAATTTCAGTTTTTATCTTTCCCTTTTATATTTGATAGTCAGGAAAAAGCCATGGAAGTATGTAATGGCGAATGGGGACAGGAATTATTAAAGAAATTAGAAAAAGCAGGATATGTAGGACTTGGATTTGGACCATTTGGTTTTAGACATGTAACAAATAATGCAAGAGAGATAAAGTCTATTGAAGATTTTAAAGGTTTGAAAATCAGAACAATGCAAAATCCTTTACACTTAAGAGTATTCAGAGCTTTAGGAGCAAATCCTACACCAATGCCTTTCAGTGAATTATTCTCTGCTCTTCAACAAGGGGTTGTTGATGGACAAGAAAATCCAATGATGAATATTTATTCTCAAAAAATTTCTGAAGTTCAAAAATATGGAACAATGACAGGGCATGTTTACAGCTGGGTTGTATTAGTGGTGGGAAAAAATTTCTATGATTCATTGACACCAGAACAACAAACTATAATGCAGGAATCTGCTGATATAGCTATAGCTTATATGGCAGAATCAGTGGCAAAAGATGATGAAACAGCAAGAGAAGAAATGGCAAAAACAGGGTTAGTATTTGTAGAACCTTCTGAAGAGTTTAAAACAAAAATAAAAGAGATAGTAGCTCCAATATTAGAAAAAGAAGGAGATAAAATCAATAAAGATATGTATAAAAAACTTAAAGAAGCAACAAAATAA
- a CDS encoding TRAP transporter small permease produces the protein MGERKEFEYYVITGAMLLLVLMGVLQILFRFVLNFSLSWTEELSRYLFILMVYTGASLALKRKKHVRVELIDIYVKSKIKRYIFIFNDIVMIWLLLLVGYAGLKISMTTYEMEQLSPALGLPMYLVYGIIPLTFLFGACRAFQVLIAEIKGGKE, from the coding sequence ATGGGCGAAAGAAAAGAATTTGAGTACTATGTAATAACTGGAGCAATGTTGTTGCTTGTACTTATGGGAGTGCTGCAAATATTATTCAGATTTGTTCTCAATTTTTCTTTATCATGGACAGAGGAATTAAGCAGATATTTATTTATCTTAATGGTCTATACTGGAGCTTCATTGGCTCTGAAAAGAAAAAAACATGTTAGAGTGGAATTGATAGATATTTATGTAAAGAGCAAGATAAAAAGATATATTTTTATATTTAATGATATAGTGATGATTTGGTTGTTATTGTTAGTAGGATATGCAGGATTGAAAATTTCTATGACAACATATGAAATGGAGCAGTTATCTCCTGCTTTGGGGCTGCCTATGTATTTAGTTTATGGAATAATTCCGCTGACTTTCTTATTTGGAGCTTGCAGAGCTTTCCAAGTTTTGATTGCTGAAATCAAAGGAGGGAAAGAATAA
- a CDS encoding TRAP transporter large permease: protein MQIFMIMMIVFIIAIFIGIPIAYCIGISGLVGLFISGISVEFVAKTVFTGLDSYTFLAIPMFILAGLIMEKGGISNRLIKLATSLVGNVYGGLGIITVIACFFFAAISGSSPATVAAIGAMMIPAMKEEGYDTAFAGALTAASGSMGVLVPPSVTMIIYAITAEVSIGELFLAGFVPGALLTVCLIVTVYIIAKKNNYRSKKVERLSGKDFLKAVWDAKWSMLIPFIILGGIYSGIFTATESAIVAVVYALVISIFVHKELKFSQVPAIVAQAALTTSTVVIILGFAIAFARYLTMAQIPQEFAKEILRLTNNVYVIYLMFIALAFVAGTFMAIEAQILIFTPMFLPILKNLGVDPIHFGIIFIISAQIGFLTPPVGVNLFVAQGISNCSIVELSKRILPFLAAMTFAQMVLLIFPDIVMCLPRLFF from the coding sequence ATGCAGATATTTATGATAATGATGATAGTATTTATAATTGCCATATTTATAGGAATTCCCATTGCATACTGTATAGGTATTTCTGGGCTGGTAGGATTATTTATTAGTGGAATAAGTGTAGAGTTTGTAGCCAAAACAGTTTTTACTGGATTGGATAGTTATACATTTCTAGCTATACCAATGTTTATCCTTGCAGGACTGATAATGGAAAAAGGTGGAATATCCAATAGGCTGATAAAGCTTGCCACTTCATTAGTAGGAAATGTTTATGGAGGATTGGGAATAATAACAGTTATAGCTTGTTTCTTCTTTGCAGCTATTTCAGGATCTTCTCCAGCAACAGTTGCAGCTATTGGAGCAATGATGATTCCAGCTATGAAGGAAGAAGGATACGATACAGCCTTTGCAGGAGCGTTAACAGCAGCTTCTGGTTCTATGGGAGTATTAGTTCCTCCATCAGTTACAATGATAATATATGCAATTACAGCAGAGGTGTCAATAGGGGAATTATTCCTTGCAGGATTTGTACCTGGAGCACTTTTGACAGTGTGTCTGATAGTTACAGTATATATAATAGCTAAAAAGAATAATTACAGAAGTAAAAAAGTTGAAAGATTGTCAGGTAAAGATTTTCTTAAAGCAGTTTGGGATGCTAAGTGGTCAATGCTGATTCCATTTATAATTCTTGGAGGAATCTACAGTGGAATATTCACAGCAACTGAATCTGCAATTGTAGCAGTTGTTTATGCTTTAGTAATAAGTATATTTGTTCATAAGGAATTAAAATTCTCACAAGTGCCTGCTATAGTAGCACAGGCAGCTTTGACAACATCAACTGTAGTAATAATTTTAGGGTTTGCAATTGCATTTGCAAGATATTTAACAATGGCACAAATTCCACAGGAGTTTGCTAAAGAAATATTGAGATTAACAAATAATGTATATGTAATATATCTGATGTTTATAGCTTTAGCATTTGTGGCTGGAACTTTTATGGCAATAGAAGCACAGATTTTAATTTTCACACCAATGTTCCTTCCTATCTTGAAAAACTTAGGAGTAGATCCAATACATTTTGGAATAATCTTTATAATTTCAGCACAGATAGGATTCTTAACACCACCAGTTGGAGTAAATCTATTTGTTGCACAAGGAATATCGAACTGTTCAATAGTAGAGCTTTCTAAGAGGATACTGCCATTCTTGGCTGCAATGACTTTTGCACAAATGGTACTGTTGATATTCCCAGATATTGTAATGTGTTTGCCTAGACTATTTTTTTAA
- the dgoD gene encoding galactonate dehydratase, translating to MKITKYELFEIPPRWLFLKIETDTGLAGWGEPVVEGRASTVKGAVKELMDNYMIGKNPLAIEDHWNVLYRGGFYRGGAIMMSALAGIDQALWDIKGKYLNQPVYELMGGKCRDKMKVYSWIGGDRPNDVAAAAKEKQEQGFTAIKMNAAEELQFIDSYEKVDAVLERVAAIRKATGKYFGIAVDFHGRVHKPMAKILAKKLEEYDLMFIEEPVLCENKESFRDIANATSIPIATGERLFSRWDFKDILSSGYVDIIQPDLSHAGGITEVKKIASMAEAYDIAVAPHCPLGPIALAACLHLDATTYNAVIQEQSMGIHYNKGKDVLDYVKNKEDFKFTDGYVDICSKAGLGVDVNEELVRELSKVPHNWKNPIWRHKDGSFAEW from the coding sequence ATGAAAATAACAAAGTATGAATTATTTGAAATTCCACCAAGATGGCTGTTCTTAAAGATAGAAACTGATACAGGATTAGCTGGATGGGGAGAACCAGTAGTAGAGGGAAGAGCAAGTACTGTAAAAGGTGCAGTAAAAGAATTGATGGATAACTATATGATTGGAAAAAATCCACTGGCAATAGAAGATCATTGGAATGTATTATACAGAGGGGGATTCTATAGAGGAGGAGCTATTATGATGAGTGCTCTTGCTGGAATAGATCAAGCACTTTGGGATATAAAAGGAAAATATTTAAATCAGCCAGTGTATGAATTAATGGGTGGAAAATGCAGAGATAAAATGAAGGTTTATTCTTGGATAGGTGGAGATAGACCCAATGATGTAGCAGCAGCAGCTAAAGAAAAGCAGGAGCAAGGATTTACAGCAATAAAAATGAATGCTGCAGAAGAATTACAGTTTATTGATTCATATGAAAAAGTAGATGCTGTATTAGAAAGAGTAGCTGCTATAAGAAAAGCAACTGGAAAATATTTTGGTATTGCTGTGGATTTTCATGGAAGAGTTCATAAACCAATGGCTAAAATACTGGCTAAGAAATTGGAAGAATATGATTTAATGTTTATTGAAGAACCAGTTTTATGTGAGAATAAGGAATCTTTCAGAGATATTGCCAATGCTACTTCTATTCCGATAGCAACAGGAGAAAGACTATTTTCAAGATGGGATTTTAAAGATATATTGTCCAGCGGATATGTAGATATAATACAGCCAGATTTATCACATGCTGGAGGAATTACAGAAGTTAAAAAGATCGCATCAATGGCAGAGGCATATGATATAGCAGTAGCTCCACATTGTCCTTTAGGACCAATAGCACTAGCTGCATGTCTTCATTTAGATGCAACAACATATAATGCTGTAATTCAGGAACAAAGTATGGGGATACATTATAATAAAGGCAAAGATGTTTTAGATTATGTAAAAAATAAAGAAGATTTTAAATTTACAGATGGATATGTAGATATTTGCTCAAAAGCAGGATTAGGAGTAGATGTCAATGAAGAACTTGTAAGAGAACTTTCAAAAGTTCCTCATAACTGGAAAAATCCTATATGGAGACATAAGGATGGATCATTTGCTGAATGGTAA
- a CDS encoding sigma-54 interaction domain-containing protein, producing the protein MRERDSLEKIWKDIEKVFLKAMEKDETVKEKYDFICREYQKFLSNYFDFKEIADNLFDGIYISDGEGKTLFINEAYTRITGITKEEIIGKNVRDILAKGDIYKGAVTLDVIKEKKRINNIGKIVKLDKDVLVTGSPIFDKNGRVELVVINNRDISELKELENKIEKLKKTSLKVDEEIKFLRSKQMSNRKLVYKSEKMNSIFTLINTIAPTDVTVLITGESGTGKELIADEIFYKSFRKEKPFIKVNCAAIPNELLEAELFGYEGGAFTDSKKNGKIGMFELANEGTILLDEIGDMPIKLQTKLLRVLQQKEIMKLGGTQPIKLNIRIIASTNQNLKEQIKNGKFREDLFYRLNVVPIDIEPLRKRIEDIPELIFEFLSIFNKKYNKNINIEKEAVEILERYQWPGNIRELENFLERIVVINTTGTITLREIAPMIDSDDFFMEVSDYDLKKAVSYLEKRMISKALKNFGSTRKAAKHLGIDQSTVVKKCKSLEIDILKLKEYER; encoded by the coding sequence ATGAGGGAGAGAGATAGTTTAGAAAAAATATGGAAAGACATTGAAAAAGTATTTTTAAAAGCTATGGAAAAAGATGAAACAGTAAAAGAAAAATATGATTTTATCTGCAGAGAATATCAGAAATTTCTTAGTAATTACTTTGATTTTAAAGAGATAGCGGATAATCTTTTTGATGGTATTTATATATCTGATGGAGAGGGAAAAACTCTATTTATAAACGAGGCCTATACAAGAATAACAGGAATAACTAAAGAAGAGATAATTGGAAAAAATGTAAGAGATATATTGGCAAAGGGAGATATTTATAAAGGGGCAGTAACTTTAGATGTAATAAAGGAAAAAAAGAGAATAAATAATATTGGGAAAATAGTCAAACTGGATAAAGATGTGTTGGTAACTGGGAGTCCGATATTTGATAAAAATGGAAGGGTTGAGCTTGTTGTTATAAATAATCGGGATATCAGTGAATTAAAAGAATTAGAAAATAAAATTGAAAAATTGAAAAAAACCTCTTTGAAAGTAGATGAGGAGATAAAATTTTTAAGAAGCAAGCAGATGTCTAATAGAAAACTTGTATATAAAAGTGAAAAAATGAACTCTATATTTACCTTGATAAATACAATAGCTCCAACAGATGTGACAGTTTTAATAACTGGAGAATCAGGAACAGGAAAAGAATTAATAGCTGATGAGATTTTTTATAAAAGTTTCAGAAAAGAGAAACCTTTTATTAAAGTGAATTGTGCTGCTATACCAAATGAATTATTAGAAGCAGAATTATTTGGATATGAAGGGGGAGCATTCACAGATTCTAAAAAAAATGGGAAAATAGGTATGTTTGAATTGGCAAATGAGGGAACTATTCTATTGGATGAAATAGGAGATATGCCTATAAAATTACAGACTAAGCTTTTAAGAGTGCTTCAGCAGAAAGAGATTATGAAGTTGGGAGGAACACAGCCTATAAAATTAAATATAAGGATTATAGCTTCTACCAATCAAAATTTAAAAGAGCAGATAAAAAATGGAAAATTTAGGGAAGACCTGTTTTATAGATTGAATGTAGTTCCAATAGATATAGAACCTTTAAGAAAGAGAATAGAAGATATTCCAGAATTAATATTTGAATTTTTAAGTATCTTTAATAAAAAATATAATAAAAATATTAATATAGAAAAAGAAGCTGTAGAAATTCTTGAGAGATATCAATGGCCTGGGAATATTAGAGAATTAGAAAATTTTCTTGAAAGAATAGTAGTAATAAATACAACTGGAACAATTACATTAAGAGAAATAGCTCCAATGATAGATAGTGATGATTTCTTTATGGAAGTAAGTGATTATGATTTGAAAAAAGCAGTATCTTATCTGGAGAAAAGAATGATAAGCAAAGCTTTAAAAAACTTTGGGTCAACAAGAAAAGCAGCTAAGCATTTAGGGATTGATCAATCAACAGTAGTTAAAAAATGTAAAAGTTTAGAAATAGATATTCTTAAACTGAAAGAGTATGAGCGATGA
- a CDS encoding 3-keto-5-aminohexanoate cleavage protein, with protein MSKIIITVAPTGAWPSKKDNPNIPLTPEEIANDVYECYKAGASVAHLHMRDDMGKGTMDTKKFEETVKLIKEKCDIVINLTTSGDLNATDETRQAHLKSIKPDLASYDCGSMNWMHNSLFINHPKFLEELGYTMQENNVKPEIEIFDAGMIYNSLYYIKKGVLKEPVHYQFVLGAAGGTAATVENLVYLKSLIPEGSTWSALGIGRGHIPILMTAIAMGGHVRVGMEDNVYYGLGELAVSNAQLVERAARLIENSMNEVATPAEAREILGLKNGDE; from the coding sequence ATGAGTAAAATAATAATAACAGTAGCTCCAACAGGAGCCTGGCCATCTAAAAAAGATAATCCTAATATACCTTTAACGCCTGAAGAAATTGCAAATGATGTGTATGAATGTTATAAAGCAGGAGCTTCTGTAGCACACCTTCATATGAGAGATGATATGGGGAAAGGAACTATGGATACTAAGAAATTTGAAGAAACAGTTAAACTTATAAAAGAAAAATGTGATATAGTTATTAATCTAACAACTTCAGGAGATTTAAATGCTACTGATGAAACTAGGCAGGCACATTTAAAATCAATAAAACCTGATCTTGCTTCTTATGACTGTGGTTCTATGAACTGGATGCATAATAGTTTATTCATTAACCATCCAAAATTTTTGGAAGAATTGGGATATACAATGCAGGAAAATAATGTTAAACCAGAAATTGAAATTTTTGATGCTGGAATGATATACAACTCATTGTATTATATAAAGAAAGGAGTTTTAAAAGAACCAGTACATTATCAATTTGTATTAGGAGCTGCAGGGGGAACAGCTGCAACTGTTGAAAATCTGGTTTATTTAAAAAGTTTAATACCAGAGGGAAGTACTTGGTCAGCATTGGGAATTGGAAGAGGACATATACCTATTCTAATGACAGCTATTGCCATGGGAGGACATGTGCGTGTAGGAATGGAAGATAATGTATATTATGGACTAGGAGAACTGGCTGTTTCAAATGCTCAGCTTGTAGAAAGAGCAGCTAGACTGATTGAAAATTCTATGAATGAAGTAGCAACTCCAGCTGAAGCCAGAGAGATTTTAGGTTTGAAAAATGGAGATGAGTAA
- a CDS encoding 3-hydroxyacyl-CoA dehydrogenase family protein yields the protein MIKNISVIGAGTMGHGIAEVFALHGYNVSLYETNAEIRENAKKVIEEELLFLLENDFIKKDDIQKTIENIEMFSDLKEAVKDADYVIEAVPERIELKQELFKQLDEYCKKEGIFASNTSSLKLDEMSRDISEDRKKRIMVCHWYNPAHLMPIAELSFFGNMPKEIYKEVEKLYSNSGKQTVKILKDVPGLVANRIQQAIAREVFSLIEMGVAEPEDIDKALKFGPAFRYATSGQLEIADIGGLDIWCTVGDNLLSVMDNRKEANPLLRKKVLENKLGMKSGEGFFKYPKEKINDIKNKFNKKLIIQLKTSKNYEE from the coding sequence ATGATAAAGAATATTTCAGTTATAGGTGCTGGAACAATGGGGCATGGAATAGCAGAAGTTTTCGCTCTGCATGGATATAATGTAAGTTTATACGAAACTAATGCAGAAATAAGAGAAAATGCAAAGAAAGTAATAGAAGAGGAGCTTTTATTTTTACTGGAAAATGATTTTATAAAAAAAGATGATATTCAAAAAACAATAGAAAATATAGAGATGTTTTCTGATTTAAAAGAGGCAGTAAAAGATGCTGATTATGTAATAGAAGCAGTTCCAGAAAGGATTGAATTAAAACAAGAATTATTTAAACAGTTAGATGAATATTGTAAAAAAGAAGGAATCTTTGCAAGTAATACATCAAGTTTGAAATTAGATGAAATGAGCAGAGATATAAGTGAGGACAGAAAGAAAAGAATAATGGTATGTCACTGGTATAATCCAGCTCACTTAATGCCTATTGCAGAGCTGTCATTTTTTGGAAATATGCCTAAAGAAATATATAAAGAAGTGGAAAAACTTTATTCTAATTCTGGAAAACAGACTGTAAAGATTCTAAAGGATGTACCTGGGTTAGTTGCTAACCGTATACAACAGGCAATAGCCAGAGAAGTATTTTCATTGATAGAAATGGGAGTGGCAGAACCTGAAGATATAGATAAGGCATTAAAATTTGGACCAGCATTCAGATATGCAACATCTGGTCAATTAGAAATAGCTGATATAGGAGGGTTAGATATTTGGTGTACTGTAGGAGATAATTTATTGAGTGTTATGGATAATAGAAAAGAAGCAAATCCATTGTTGAGAAAAAAGGTGCTTGAAAATAAATTGGGAATGAAATCAGGAGAAGGTTTTTTCAAGTATCCTAAAGAAAAAATAAATGATATTAAAAATAAATTCAATAAAAAATTGATTATACAGCTGAAAACATCAAAAAACTATGAAGAATAA
- a CDS encoding short-chain fatty acid transporter encodes MENSKSTNKGTFLWRLSKKFQFAADKLIPDSFVFCLILTFIVFVLGIIFTKTGPVKMVIHWYNGLWTQMTFAFQMAFMVVTCAVCAKSRQIKKVLRKIASIPKTPMGAMILLMGFGYISSFVNWAFCTVVTPILAMQLSKQIKGLHFPMMIAAGYSTMILGQCLGPSASVYALVATKGHFLEKEIGILTQADTVYNNVNVILFVIMAVFTVLLSIFTVPPKEEIVEFKTALDEEEINEEIEENETVADKLNGSRIIMYLIGISGILVLGNTFITKGFLGALSVNFIIFLFITLNCFLYNTPRKFVEAYKENMFLTTEIIIQFPFYGGIAGMMMDSGFGAVVVGAIINVANASTMPVWAYISASVTNLFIPSQGGQWIVQGPLLVDAAKQVDANILYVINAFVYGDEATNLLQPLYVIPALSVVGMKLKDVWGFMAFIWIFWLLITTIGLYIIPMFV; translated from the coding sequence ATGGAAAATTCTAAATCAACAAATAAAGGAACGTTTTTGTGGAGATTGAGTAAAAAATTTCAATTTGCAGCAGATAAATTAATTCCTGACTCATTTGTATTTTGCTTGATACTTACTTTTATAGTTTTTGTTTTAGGGATAATTTTTACAAAGACTGGTCCTGTAAAAATGGTTATACACTGGTATAATGGATTGTGGACTCAAATGACTTTTGCATTCCAGATGGCATTTATGGTAGTTACATGTGCTGTATGTGCAAAATCAAGGCAAATAAAAAAAGTATTGAGAAAAATTGCAAGTATACCAAAAACACCAATGGGAGCTATGATACTTTTGATGGGGTTTGGGTATATTTCTAGCTTTGTCAACTGGGCTTTTTGCACAGTAGTTACTCCCATTCTAGCTATGCAGCTTTCAAAACAGATAAAAGGATTACATTTTCCAATGATGATTGCAGCAGGATACTCAACTATGATTTTGGGGCAATGCTTAGGACCAAGTGCATCTGTTTATGCTCTTGTTGCAACAAAAGGACATTTTCTTGAGAAAGAAATAGGAATATTGACACAAGCAGATACTGTATATAACAATGTAAATGTAATTTTATTTGTAATCATGGCAGTATTTACTGTATTACTAAGTATTTTTACAGTTCCACCAAAAGAGGAAATTGTAGAATTTAAAACTGCTTTAGATGAGGAAGAGATTAATGAAGAAATAGAAGAAAATGAAACAGTTGCTGATAAATTAAATGGAAGCAGAATAATAATGTATCTTATAGGAATTTCTGGAATTTTAGTTTTGGGAAATACATTTATAACAAAAGGATTTTTAGGAGCTTTAAGCGTGAATTTTATTATATTTTTATTTATTACACTAAATTGTTTTCTATACAATACTCCAAGAAAATTTGTTGAAGCATATAAAGAAAATATGTTTTTAACTACTGAGATAATAATTCAATTCCCGTTTTATGGGGGAATAGCAGGAATGATGATGGATTCAGGATTTGGAGCTGTTGTAGTTGGAGCAATTATAAATGTTGCAAATGCTTCTACTATGCCAGTATGGGCGTATATATCTGCATCTGTAACGAATCTGTTTATTCCTTCTCAAGGTGGTCAATGGATAGTTCAAGGACCATTACTGGTAGATGCAGCTAAACAGGTAGATGCAAATATACTGTATGTAATAAATGCTTTTGTATATGGAGATGAAGCAACAAATTTACTGCAGCCTCTATATGTTATTCCAGCATTGTCAGTTGTAGGAATGAAACTTAAAGATGTATGGGGATTTATGGCTTTCATCTGGATATTTTGGCTATTAATTACAACAATTGGACTTTATATAATACCTATGTTTGTATAA